The genomic stretch TCTTCACGACGCTGTTTGCTTTAGGGTTGGTCATGATCGTTCGGGCGGCGGACCACGTTGACTTGGACCCAGGATGCGTTCTATATGGAGCGATTGAACTCACGCCGCTTGACACGATGAACGTTTTGAATTGGGAAATCCCTCGGGCGGTCGTCACGCTCTCCATCGTCACAATCCTTAACCTGCTTTTTGTGATCCTGTTTTTCAAGGAGCTGAAGCTGAGTTCGTTTGACCCAGCACTCGCGACCACAACCGGATTCAACGCACGATTGATGCACTACTTGTTGATGATTCTGGTTGCCGTGACGGCGGTCGCCAGCTTTGAAAGCGTCGGAAACATTCTCGTGGTTGCGATGTTTATCGTTCCGCCCGCATCCGCCTACATGCTGACCGATCGATTGACGACGATGATCGCGCTGAGTGTGATCATCGCGTCTGCAGCAGCCGTGCTCGGACATCTTGGCGCGATCACGGTCCCTGGTTGGTTTGGATTTCGAAGCACGTCCACGGCGGGCATGATGGCGGTCGCCGCGGGGGGTATCATGATCTTGGCGGTGTCGTTGGGGCCCCGCCACGGTGTGCTGGTCAAGCGAGTGCGGCACCGCTTGCTGACCCTGAGTATCTTGGCCGAAGACGTTGTTGCGTTGTTGTATCGGGCGGAAGAACGGGGGCAATCGATCCGGATGGACGTCAATCAGCTGGCCAGCGTTCT from Novipirellula artificiosorum encodes the following:
- a CDS encoding metal ABC transporter permease: MIAISWTWQLDGWIVLAGALCGIASSLLGNFLVLRRMSMLGDAISHAVLPGLAAAFMITSSRSSFPMFLGAVIVGVMTAFFSEWIRGVGDVDEGASMGVVFTTLFALGLVMIVRAADHVDLDPGCVLYGAIELTPLDTMNVLNWEIPRAVVTLSIVTILNLLFVILFFKELKLSSFDPALATTTGFNARLMHYLLMILVAVTAVASFESVGNILVVAMFIVPPASAYMLTDRLTTMIALSVIIASAAAVLGHLGAITVPGWFGFRSTSTAGMMAVAAGGIMILAVSLGPRHGVLVKRVRHRLLTLSILAEDVVALLYRAEERGQSIRMDVNQLASVLLSDRLSVYAVVRWLVYRGDIVRSEDHDALSSSGRQWAVGLVRSHRLWEQYLVSLAGVDSTRIHHAAESLEHFTDASLRSRLDDETNAPTVDPHGSPIPDENPAR